One Micromonospora eburnea genomic region harbors:
- the gcvT gene encoding glycine cleavage system aminomethyltransferase GcvT: MTEVTSAAATRLRRSPLHERHTALGAKFAPFGGWEMPLEYAGGGVLKEHTAVRTGVGVFDVSHLGKARITGPGAADFVNACLTNDLGRIGPGQAQYTLCCDDATGGVVDDIIAYLHADDHVFLIPNAANTAEVVRRLRAAAPAGVVVTDEHEAYAVLAVQGPRSPELLGALGLPTDHDYMSFSAGELAGTGLTVCRTGYTGELGYELVVPAEHGVAVWDALVAAGEAYELRACGLAARDTLRTEMGYPLHGQDLSPEITPVQGRSGWAVGWDKPAFWGRDVLLAEKAAGPRRTLRGLAAVDRAIPRPGMAVYVGDQQVGTITSGTFSPTKKQGIALALIDTAPKLPDGDVVEVDIRGRRAQMRLHRPPFIHPSVR, from the coding sequence ATGACCGAGGTGACCTCCGCCGCCGCGACCCGGCTGCGCCGTTCCCCGCTGCACGAGCGGCACACCGCTCTCGGCGCCAAGTTCGCCCCCTTCGGGGGCTGGGAGATGCCGCTCGAGTACGCCGGCGGCGGCGTGCTCAAGGAGCACACGGCTGTGCGTACCGGGGTGGGCGTCTTCGACGTCTCGCACCTCGGCAAGGCCCGGATCACCGGGCCGGGCGCCGCCGACTTCGTCAACGCCTGCCTCACCAACGACCTCGGCCGGATCGGCCCCGGCCAGGCGCAGTACACGCTCTGCTGCGACGACGCCACCGGCGGGGTGGTGGACGACATCATCGCCTACCTGCACGCCGACGACCATGTCTTCCTCATCCCGAACGCGGCCAACACCGCCGAGGTGGTTCGCCGGTTGCGCGCCGCCGCGCCGGCCGGGGTGGTCGTCACCGACGAGCACGAGGCGTACGCCGTCCTCGCCGTGCAGGGGCCGCGCTCGCCGGAGCTGCTCGGCGCGCTGGGCCTGCCCACCGACCACGACTACATGAGCTTCTCGGCCGGCGAACTGGCCGGCACCGGGCTGACCGTGTGCCGCACCGGCTACACCGGCGAGCTGGGTTACGAGCTGGTCGTACCGGCCGAGCACGGGGTCGCCGTCTGGGACGCGCTGGTCGCCGCCGGGGAGGCGTACGAGCTGCGGGCCTGTGGGCTGGCCGCGCGGGACACGCTGCGCACCGAGATGGGGTACCCGCTGCACGGGCAGGACCTCTCGCCCGAGATCACCCCGGTGCAGGGCCGCTCCGGCTGGGCGGTGGGCTGGGACAAGCCGGCCTTCTGGGGCCGGGACGTGCTGCTCGCCGAGAAGGCCGCCGGCCCCCGGCGTACGCTGCGCGGCCTGGCGGCGGTCGACCGGGCGATCCCGCGCCCCGGCATGGCCGTGTACGTCGGCGACCAGCAGGTCGGCACCATCACCAGCGGCACCTTCAGCCCGACCAAGAAGCAGGGCATCGCCCTGGCGCTGATCGACACCGCCCCCAAGCTCCCCGACGGCGACGTGGTCGAGGTGGACATCCGCGGTCGCCGCGCCCAGATGCGCCTGCACCGCCCCCCCTTCATCCACCCCTCCGTCCGCTGA